The proteins below come from a single Haladaptatus paucihalophilus DX253 genomic window:
- a CDS encoding HalX domain-containing protein: MAVDEPTILVVDDEADVTDLYATWLEDSYDVRRAYEGREALDMLDDEVDVVLLDRRMPGLSGDEVLAELRSRDLHSRVVMVTAVKPDFDIIDMGFDDYLVKPVSKDDLYTTVSGMLSRVEYDSQMQEYFSLASKLAVLETEKDEANLRDNERYQELKRDVERLREVADDSRENLQNHDDFVGAFQDLD; this comes from the coding sequence ATGGCTGTTGACGAACCAACGATTCTCGTCGTCGATGACGAGGCAGACGTTACGGACTTGTATGCGACGTGGTTAGAAGATTCCTACGACGTCCGACGCGCATACGAGGGCCGTGAAGCGCTGGACATGCTCGACGATGAGGTCGATGTCGTTCTCCTCGACCGTCGGATGCCCGGCCTCTCCGGGGACGAAGTGCTCGCGGAACTTCGAAGTCGCGACCTCCACTCCCGTGTGGTGATGGTGACAGCCGTCAAGCCCGACTTCGACATCATCGACATGGGATTCGACGACTACCTCGTCAAACCGGTTTCGAAAGACGACCTCTATACGACCGTGAGCGGGATGTTGTCGCGGGTCGAATACGACTCCCAGATGCAGGAATATTTCTCGCTCGCCTCCAAACTCGCCGTTCTCGAAACCGAAAAGGACGAAGCGAATCTGCGCGACAACGAGCGGTATCAGGAACTCAAGCGGGACGTCGAACGCCTCCGCGAGGTCGCCGACGACTCGCGCGAGAACTTACAGAACCACGACGATTTCGTCGGCGCGTTTCAGGACCTCGACTGA
- a CDS encoding SprT-like domain-containing protein: MEPETREELLSAAERYAETVPIAVDLDAVEWECSDRAVRRAGACLYDRRAARVTIRLTWDAYRSFGWDEFTGTIRHELVHAWEFQRFGESGHGPRFAEKARELDAPRHCRSFADARLRLVCSSCDWDARRFRASKAVKRPERRRCGNCGARYRVEHVESGRRWRTHAGYLVARRKLGNDW, translated from the coding sequence ATGGAACCGGAGACCCGCGAGGAACTGCTTTCCGCGGCCGAACGCTACGCGGAGACGGTTCCGATAGCGGTTGACCTCGACGCCGTAGAGTGGGAGTGCTCGGACCGGGCGGTGCGCCGTGCGGGTGCCTGTCTGTACGACCGGCGGGCGGCACGGGTGACGATTCGCTTGACGTGGGACGCCTATCGCTCGTTCGGATGGGACGAGTTCACGGGAACGATTCGACACGAACTGGTTCACGCGTGGGAGTTTCAGCGGTTCGGCGAATCGGGTCACGGCCCGCGATTCGCCGAGAAAGCGAGGGAACTCGACGCGCCGCGCCACTGTCGGTCGTTCGCGGACGCGCGACTTCGACTCGTCTGTTCGTCCTGTGACTGGGACGCGCGTCGCTTCCGCGCGTCGAAGGCAGTTAAACGACCCGAGCGGCGGCGGTGTGGGAACTGCGGCGCGCGCTATCGAGTCGAGCACGTCGAAAGCGGACGGCGCTGGCGAACGCACGCCGGGTATCTGGTCGCGCGGAGAAAGTTGGGGAACGATTGGTGA
- a CDS encoding winged helix-turn-helix transcriptional regulator — protein sequence MSESVEKNVCPVVKSIEQIGSQWRLVVLHDLHDGEKRFNELKRSTGASSRTLSRVLDDLGEMGFVSRRTEEDAPIATYYSLNEKGRSLCPIFEELELWADEWL from the coding sequence ATGTCCGAGTCCGTCGAGAAGAACGTCTGTCCAGTCGTCAAATCCATCGAGCAGATAGGGTCGCAGTGGCGGTTGGTCGTCCTCCACGATTTACACGATGGCGAGAAGCGATTCAACGAACTCAAGCGCTCCACGGGGGCGAGTTCGCGGACCCTCTCGCGCGTGCTGGACGACCTCGGTGAGATGGGATTCGTCAGTCGCCGTACCGAGGAGGACGCGCCGATAGCGACGTACTACAGCCTGAACGAGAAGGGTCGCTCGCTCTGTCCCATCTTCGAGGAACTCGAACTGTGGGCCGACGAGTGGCTCTGA
- a CDS encoding universal stress protein, giving the protein MKRALAVVEASESAKELVREAGELAAGVGAELVLLHVTTNEEYEETRTSLEGIPNLETSYTAGQALEGARQFAQDIGREVLDGIDVEYEAIGRIGDERDQILDAATELDCDHVFLAGRKRSPTGKALFGDRTQSVILDFDGAVTVVTE; this is encoded by the coding sequence GTGAAACGAGCACTCGCGGTCGTCGAGGCATCTGAATCGGCAAAAGAATTAGTTCGGGAAGCGGGCGAATTGGCAGCGGGCGTCGGGGCGGAACTCGTCTTGCTCCACGTCACGACCAACGAGGAGTACGAGGAGACGCGCACGTCGTTGGAAGGTATTCCGAATCTCGAAACGTCCTACACCGCCGGGCAGGCGCTCGAAGGTGCCCGACAGTTCGCCCAAGACATCGGGCGCGAAGTCCTCGACGGTATCGACGTCGAATACGAGGCCATCGGGCGCATCGGCGACGAGCGCGACCAGATTCTCGACGCCGCCACCGAACTCGACTGCGACCACGTGTTCCTCGCGGGCCGAAAGCGCTCTCCCACCGGGAAAGCCCTGTTCGGCGACCGAACGCAGTCGGTCATCCTCGATTTCGACGGCGCGGTCACTGTCGTAACAGAATAG
- the hemH gene encoding ferrochelatase, which produces MTTGVVVLNFGEPDEPTRESVLDYLERIFMNNADLEGDTTEAEARQRSRQLAERRAPGLIEEYEEIGGSPLDPQAKAQADALEAELDARGFDAMTYTGFQFTEPFIADAVEEAHEDGVDELIGLPVYPLCGASTTVASLEELTDAVDERDWDVPVHEITGWHKHPTYNRIRAENIRAFADEEGLGLTDDDTELLFSAHGTPSHYLDEGSRYDVYVEEFCDVMASELDVESYSLGFQNHGNRKIPWTEPEVEDVIADIDAERVVVEPISFMHEQSETLSELDDELREETEEVGLDFYRVPVPHDDERFAGVLADLVEPFVADFDPSYYQFRQCQCKDTPGTMCLNAPFSR; this is translated from the coding sequence ATGACGACTGGCGTCGTGGTACTCAACTTCGGAGAGCCGGACGAACCGACGCGAGAGAGCGTCCTCGATTATCTCGAGCGCATTTTCATGAATAACGCCGACCTCGAAGGTGACACCACCGAAGCGGAAGCGCGACAGCGCTCCCGGCAACTGGCCGAACGACGCGCGCCCGGTCTCATCGAAGAGTACGAGGAGATCGGCGGGTCGCCGCTCGACCCGCAAGCGAAAGCGCAAGCCGACGCGCTGGAAGCCGAACTCGACGCACGGGGGTTCGACGCGATGACCTACACGGGCTTCCAATTCACGGAACCATTCATCGCCGACGCCGTGGAAGAGGCCCACGAAGACGGCGTGGACGAACTCATCGGCCTACCCGTCTACCCGCTGTGCGGTGCCTCGACCACCGTCGCGTCCCTCGAAGAACTCACGGACGCGGTGGACGAACGCGACTGGGACGTCCCGGTCCACGAAATTACCGGCTGGCACAAACACCCGACGTACAACCGAATTCGCGCGGAGAACATCCGAGCGTTCGCCGACGAAGAGGGTCTCGGCCTGACCGACGACGACACCGAACTGCTCTTTTCGGCGCACGGGACGCCGAGCCACTATCTGGACGAAGGGAGTCGCTACGACGTCTACGTCGAGGAGTTCTGTGACGTGATGGCGAGCGAACTCGACGTCGAGTCGTACTCGCTCGGCTTCCAGAACCACGGCAATCGGAAGATACCGTGGACGGAACCGGAAGTCGAGGACGTCATCGCCGACATCGACGCCGAGCGCGTCGTCGTCGAACCAATCAGCTTCATGCACGAACAGAGCGAGACGCTCTCGGAGTTGGACGACGAACTCCGCGAGGAGACCGAGGAAGTCGGACTCGACTTCTACCGGGTTCCCGTCCCGCACGACGACGAGCGATTCGCGGGCGTCCTCGCCGACCTCGTGGAGCCGTTCGTCGCCGACTTCGACCCTTCCTACTACCAGTTCCGCCAGTGCCAGTGTAAGGACACGCCCGGCACGATGTGCCTCAACGCCCCGTTCAGCCGATGA
- a CDS encoding ABC transporter permease subunit gives MSLRLVARKDFFDFARKKSFWAVSVVLSLLVVLWSYFYTIHSYSTGSAVDVVEYVYSAAQVLVPLIGLFVGYSAVAGERESGSLKLLLGLPHSRRDVFGGKFLSRCGVALVPSLASFLLAIVFIVSQFDRFSIGPYALFTAATVLLGVVYVAIGVGLSGLAKSNRRAGILAVGAFALFQLFWGVLVNIVAYFKTGSSTMTYPIPAWTYLVQWLSPSGAYEGLLHLSLLPPLRIASGGQPPAYLSPWLFLAVLLFWGTVPLAVGYWRFESAEIQ, from the coding sequence ATGTCCCTCCGATTGGTCGCCCGAAAGGATTTTTTCGATTTTGCTCGGAAGAAGTCGTTCTGGGCCGTTTCGGTCGTCCTCTCCCTGCTCGTTGTCCTGTGGTCGTATTTCTATACGATCCACTCCTACAGCACTGGCAGTGCGGTTGATGTGGTGGAATACGTCTACTCCGCGGCACAGGTGCTCGTTCCGCTCATCGGACTGTTCGTCGGGTACAGCGCGGTCGCCGGTGAACGCGAGTCGGGGTCGCTAAAACTGCTGCTCGGCTTGCCACACTCTCGACGGGACGTGTTCGGCGGTAAGTTCCTCTCCCGCTGCGGTGTCGCTCTCGTCCCATCGTTGGCGAGTTTCCTCCTCGCCATCGTCTTCATCGTCTCGCAGTTCGACCGCTTTTCGATCGGACCGTACGCGCTGTTCACGGCTGCGACGGTCCTCCTCGGTGTCGTGTACGTTGCAATCGGCGTCGGACTGTCGGGACTGGCGAAATCGAACCGCCGCGCCGGAATCCTCGCGGTCGGCGCGTTCGCCCTCTTCCAGTTGTTCTGGGGTGTGCTGGTCAATATCGTCGCGTACTTCAAAACGGGTTCTTCGACGATGACCTACCCGATTCCGGCGTGGACCTACCTCGTGCAATGGCTGAGTCCGTCCGGCGCGTACGAGGGATTGCTTCATCTGTCCTTGCTTCCGCCCCTTCGAATCGCCTCGGGCGGCCAACCCCCGGCGTATCTTTCCCCGTGGCTGTTCCTCGCCGTCTTGCTCTTCTGGGGGACCGTCCCGCTCGCGGTCGGTTACTGGCGGTTCGAAAGCGCCGAAATCCAGTAA
- a CDS encoding DUF7344 domain-containing protein translates to MFGRLFGRQPVSSPIHLSRDELFNLCRVERRRHAITIMADVEDVIPMRTLVDEVTSREFGPDWTTNQRTTVYTTFYQQHVSILDDADVLSAPDGPSGSLYPEANAEPLAELLSFIETISD, encoded by the coding sequence ATGTTCGGACGATTGTTCGGCCGTCAGCCCGTCTCTTCGCCGATACACTTGTCCCGAGACGAACTGTTCAACTTGTGTCGCGTCGAGCGCCGCCGTCACGCGATTACCATTATGGCAGACGTCGAGGACGTGATTCCGATGCGAACGCTCGTCGACGAGGTGACGTCCCGGGAGTTCGGTCCCGACTGGACCACGAACCAACGGACCACCGTCTACACGACGTTCTATCAGCAACACGTCTCCATCCTGGACGACGCCGACGTTCTCTCCGCCCCTGACGGCCCCAGCGGGTCCCTCTATCCGGAAGCCAACGCGGAACCCCTCGCCGAACTGCTCTCGTTTATCGAGACGATTTCCGACTGA
- the hemG gene encoding protoporphyrinogen oxidase — translation MTVGIIGAGITGLALAHHLDGTETEYVVLEADDQPGGVIRSGRVDGYLLEWGPQRLRRTGPVDELVTDLGLDGEVIEAGDTKLFVYADGDLRRAPFTIEEFGHTDLLSWRGKLDVLKEPQTAPADPEETAAEMFTRKFGEEAYENLIGPLFGGTYGSLPERMPVKHSLSGVLRMEEKYGDLLTPVLKRAMAGGSSAPAMSFEEGVQQLPTALYEAHRENVHLETPVTGIREDGAGYVLETDDESFEVDDVVVTTPAEVSADLLAPLTESADALRRLNYNPLAFVHLRADSDRDGFGYQVRHDEDLDTLGVSWNASMFGRTGRSDDGADEAGGVYTVFLGGMKKPELLEESDETLGDIGATEFAEVMGTGAEVLSVNKLDRGFPAYDASWDALEEFETPDGIHLATNYTARMGVPSRIREAKALAERFAE, via the coding sequence ATGACGGTCGGAATCATCGGCGCGGGCATCACGGGGCTGGCGCTCGCCCACCACCTCGACGGGACGGAAACCGAGTACGTCGTCCTCGAAGCCGACGACCAACCCGGCGGCGTGATTCGGAGCGGGCGCGTCGATGGCTACCTGCTGGAGTGGGGCCCACAGCGACTCCGACGGACGGGACCGGTGGACGAACTCGTCACCGACCTCGGGCTGGACGGCGAGGTCATCGAAGCCGGGGACACGAAATTGTTCGTCTACGCGGACGGCGACCTCCGGCGCGCACCGTTCACCATCGAGGAGTTCGGCCACACCGACCTGCTCTCGTGGCGCGGCAAACTCGACGTGCTGAAAGAACCCCAGACCGCCCCCGCGGACCCCGAGGAGACCGCCGCGGAGATGTTCACCCGGAAGTTCGGCGAGGAGGCGTACGAGAATCTCATCGGCCCGCTGTTCGGCGGGACGTACGGCTCGCTTCCCGAGCGAATGCCGGTCAAACACTCGCTCTCCGGCGTGTTGCGGATGGAGGAGAAGTACGGCGACCTGCTGACCCCCGTCCTGAAACGCGCCATGGCGGGCGGCAGTTCGGCTCCCGCCATGTCCTTCGAGGAGGGCGTCCAACAGCTTCCGACGGCCCTGTACGAGGCCCACCGCGAGAACGTGCATCTGGAAACCCCTGTCACCGGAATTCGGGAGGACGGTGCGGGATACGTCCTCGAAACGGACGACGAATCGTTCGAGGTCGATGACGTGGTTGTCACGACGCCCGCCGAAGTGAGCGCCGACCTGCTGGCCCCGCTCACCGAGAGCGCGGACGCGCTCCGGCGGCTGAACTACAACCCGCTCGCGTTCGTCCACCTCCGCGCCGATTCCGACCGGGACGGCTTCGGCTATCAGGTCCGCCACGACGAGGACCTCGACACGCTCGGCGTCTCGTGGAACGCGAGCATGTTCGGCCGGACCGGACGGTCGGACGACGGCGCGGACGAGGCAGGAGGGGTCTACACCGTCTTCCTCGGCGGGATGAAAAAGCCCGAACTGCTCGAAGAAAGCGACGAAACGCTCGGCGACATCGGCGCGACGGAGTTCGCCGAGGTGATGGGAACCGGGGCCGAGGTGTTGAGCGTCAACAAACTCGACCGAGGATTCCCCGCCTACGACGCGTCGTGGGACGCGCTGGAGGAGTTCGAGACCCCGGACGGCATCCACCTCGCCACGAACTACACCGCGCGGATGGGCGTCCCGAGTCGAATTCGGGAGGCAAAAGCACTGGCGGAGCGATTCGCGGAGTAG